The sequence AAACTTCAATCAATATCAGCTCCAATAGTTTGTTTACAGGTATGCCGACAATCcagatttaaaaatttatccTTCGCCCTAACCTTCTCATATTCAACATGTCGAAAAGGTAGATTATGATATATGATGATCTCAAAAGTCATCTCCTTATAAGATGATCATGACAGGATCTGAATCTTCCATTTCGTGTAACACTTTTAGCAATATCTCTTGCAATTGAATTTGCTTTTGCTGACGTGAGCTTGAAAAACACTTTACGGAAATTCAAAAGTAAGCGAGGGATCCACCCAAGGTAAGAATGACAAAGAGACCAATTTAAAGAAACTGTTAGTCTCAATAGCCGCAACCTAATCAAACTACAACTCAATATCCTCCAAGTGTAAATCTTGTAAACTTTGTAAAGcccaaaaaaacacattaactctgcattttgattattattcactttttgaaaattaataatatacttttgttttataaataattaaattatatatattagtaaattgataattttatctttaatgaTTATTATAAAACTATTCTTTGAAACATATTTGTAATGATAATTTAATCTATATAATGAAGTTTAATTGAAAGTGTACTCCTATACTACAATTAGGGGATACCGCATGTAATTACTCGCTTTTTACATGATGACTACGGTAATTCAAATCAAATTACTCAATATATTCACgttgaaacaaaaagaatatatatacgaaccaaaaatttaaaatttaactgGAAACCACATGATTGGAGATATAGgagaatcaatatttttaatacatatCTGATACGTTTTCGAATCTAATTGCTTAATAATTGACATGTACGACAGTCtcttaaattataatttttctacACGTGAAATATATTGGAACATGGTTATCTCTTTATCACAAGATAGACAAAAAGAAGTTCTAAGATCATACGGATGAGTGTAATACACAAGTTGGCACCTACTAAACCAAGTTCCTGAAAAGGCTAGGGGGTAACAATtcgtattgtttttttcttcgaaGGAAGATCTTAACAAAGATATGGCAAACAAATACAATAGCCTGTATTGACTGGATGAGATAGTCTCTCTGCCCCGCAGATTTTACTATTGTATGGGTAAAATATTTGGTCGGACATACGATTGCGACTAAgaatttttactatataaattttACTATACCACCACCCCGGCCTTCAGCCATTGGCCACCACTCCTAATTCTGGCCACCGACTATCACCTACCAAACAATTAGAACATCAAAACGATAATTCTCCCTTCCCCTCATcctagttttttatttttttgaatgatatgctatatttttaattagctgagagtatatataaaaaaaaagaaacaaaaaaataccatATTCATCTTAGACAAAGGAACCATTAATACTATACCGACGTGATTCACTGAATGTGAATCTTTtgatccaaaaagaaaatatgggGTGTGAATTCATGATGATCGGATCTGTTGAATATATGAGAAGGTTTGGAATGATGTTTAGTGACTGTAGACTTGAAAAACCCAAGAGAAGTTGAAATGACAAGGACAGTCTTGGTTGTAACGATTAGTGAAGTGGGAGAActtaagatcttttttttttttttttcaccatacCATGTAACTAAACTTCCTTAAACATTACAACATCCTTTGGATTCTTCAAGGCTATTTATTGACAACAAGCTCATATCTTCATCTGAAAGGTTTAGGTGTGGAGAGAGAGGCTTTCGGTTTGATTTGAGAAAAAACTCACAACAATTATCCCTACTTTTATAATAAATCCTCGAAATCTTGTCAATAAGCATAGTCAAAGTTATAAATGTTTTTGACTAAAGAAGTTTGATCTCCAAATGGCTTCTTATGGCAATACAACTGTATGTAATCTTTAAGCTGTTCATTGTAAAATCTGAAATATATTTGCCTAGAAAAGATGTTAGAAGTCCTTACAAACTTCAAATCAATGATTTTCTAAATAAGAAGAAGGCATATTAGCAGATCCAAATCTAATGGGCTAAAACTATAATGGgcctaaattaaaatatgaaaaccaaAGCCCAATAACAGGAAACCAGAGACCTCCTCTGTCACCGAAAGATCAAATCAGCGattagagaacaaaaaaaaaaaaatgcccgCCAAGGTAAACCGTAGATTCGCATCTCGAATAGATGAACATGttcttcaaacttcaaagcttGATTCAACGCACTGGTTCTCAAATCCCTTCGTTGTCTTTCCCTAAATGTTGTTTCTTCTCCGATGGAGAAAGTGTGGTTTATCACCACGCTCGTTTGTTCAAGAAACCATTATCGACCAAGCTCAACTCCGTGAGCCTTATGGGTTTCGTTGATCGACCCATACGAGTCATCGACACCGGACCCGATATGTTCGGTGTTTTCACTATGCTTAGATTGAAGCACCCGCTCTATCCTAACCGGAGCTTTAGGTCAGGTTTGTTCGATTCGCGTTTTGCTTGTTTCGATTATGTAATCTAAGTTTGTTGTTTAATCGAAGATTAGGGTATCCTTAGTTTGGGATTAGAAACTGGATTCTTTGGATTAGTTGGCCTTAATGATGTTTGATTATGATCTGTATTGTTCCTAAGCCTTGTGATTGTTAAAGTCTTAGTTTCCAATAGCACAATGTCGATTCATTCGAAGATTGATGAGAGTTTCCTTTTGAATTAGACTTTGTTAATGTGATGATGCAATTCAATGACAGGATATATCTTAGTATGTGGGACGCGATGGCACAGATGTGTATAGCGCATCTGAAGCCAAATGATCACATACTTGTCTCAGGACGCCTTGCTTCTTACAGCAAGAGCTCCAGTGATGAGTCTTGCGGCTTAGATTTTGGTTACCAggtatttgtttcttcttgacCATAAAAATTATCTCAATTTTTAAATACTTCCACCAGCTTCTTCTGATGTCTTGTGTAGTTGAGATCCGTTTACATATATGTTCTTAACTTAATGTATCTGTAATGTTAATAATATGTCTTCTGTGCTTAAAAATCACCAGGTTTGTGAATTGTGAATGATTGCAGGTTAATGTGACAGAGGTGAATTATGCGGCGGTTCCACCAAGTAACGTCTTAGATTCTCAGATATCTGAAAAACCAATATCAACAGCAGGTTAATATCTCTTCTACTCATCATCCCCTCTATTGGTTGTGAATATGAATCCACATTGAAACGTGTTGTTGTATATCTTCTGGTTTCGGATACCGGGTTTATGAAAAGTTCTATTCATTAGTTTCTTCTAGTGTTGTATACATTTTGTGTGAAAAGATGATAATTTCCCTCTGAGATGAGcttgtatgtttttttattcttgtttccTTAGAAGATGGTATAGAAGAATCCAAGAATGATGAGATATACTTGTGGCAAGTCTTCTTTTCGAATCCATATGAGTGGTGGGACAAcagaagaagtaagaagaacCCAAGGCAACCTGACTTTAAGCATGAAGACACAGGTGAAGCTCTCTGGCTTGGCTCAGATTTACCGGATTGGGTTACTAGACGACTTGAATTGTTAGACCAGAGAAAGCGTTTCGACAATGAGGAAAAAACACGTTGTGGCAGTCTTTCGGAGTGGCTTTAGGATTAGGATGAGATGTTCTTGGGGTATTATTACAAGTGTGTTGCATCATCCTGAGAATGAGTGAGTAACCAACCATCTTAAAAACCCTTTTTATATGGGATCGATTTTACTATATAAATCGACCCCTTAGTGTATTTAATGTATTTATGATTTCTGTTGATGATGATACAGACAAAGTGAGGAACTCTAAACGGGATTCACAGATTGAAGATGCTGGTTATGATCATTCAACATATCTTTAACTTGAATGGAATTTTGAGATTGCTCTACAACAAGTCTGCTACACTCATCACAAACGTAATATGATTATACACATCCATGTTGGCCGCAAAAACTAGGGATCTTTTGTACGTAACCCCTCAACAACAACACCTTTATAGTTCTTCATACAACTCTTGAAACATGGCTTTTTGGGAGAACCAATTAGAAACTGCGTCTGCTCTGCCTTCTTCATGGCAAGAGAAAGAGCTGCCGTAGCCAAATCCAATGAAGATGATGCGGAGGGTGTTCGGTGATCAAAGGTTAGAGATTCGATACATGCTTCTTCTAGGAGTGAAAATGACATGGTGCCTTTACAAGCCTCTGATATCAACGATAAAGGATATGGACATGTCTTTGGTTTCGTTGATAAAGGGCTAGCTATGTTAGATTTTGCATTGGTGGGTATATGGCCACTGCGAGAGGAGAAAAAAGGTTACAATATAGATTGATATGTATGCACGAGAAGAGTGAAAACAAACCATCGTCTATTTGTTCAATATAGATTGAAGATTgtacatatattaaattttgatgttgTTAATGGTTTAAATTGTCCGCTATTCATGGCCACaaattttaaacatgaaaaacgagtaaaaactaggtttggAATAGGTGATATATAGAGGATAAAAACTAGTAAATGCTGATAACAAGagaatgaatatatatgataaagtgagagagaaaaaaaattcaatggcATGTCtcactttttaaagtttaacttttttagaaatgttgatgttttaaattttttacctaaatttaaaaaatataataaataatgtattacagtattattattacttttgttttctacCTCTTTTGATATTACAGTATTCAGTTAGTTATGTTTCTTTTACACTTGTCATGTCATTCAGTTACATGCATACATTGAATTATGtattgtaaaactaaaaatattaattagttatttgattttttttggtgaataacCAGGAGATGACACTCTAGTGACCCGTATCACGAAGTACGCACCAGACGCGAGGAACATGCGCGAAGGACGTGGAGATGTCtcgaaaagacaaagaaaagataatttcTAAGAAGGGTCTAAGTAACTTGTGTTAAAAGTTACCAAGTTGCGGAAGGTCCAAAGCCGAAG comes from Camelina sativa cultivar DH55 chromosome 19, Cs, whole genome shotgun sequence and encodes:
- the LOC104766613 gene encoding protein OSB1, mitochondrial-like, with translation MNMFFKLQSLIQRTGSQIPSLSFPKCCFFSDGESVVYHHARLFKKPLSTKLNSVSLMGFVDRPIRVIDTGPDMFGVFTMLRLKHPLYPNRSFRIYLSMWDAMAQMCIAHLKPNDHILVSGRLASYSKSSSDESCGLDFGYQVNVTEVNYAAVPPSNVLDSQISEKPISTAEDGIEESKNDEIYLWQVFFSNPYEWWDNRRSKKNPRQPDFKHEDTGEALWLGSDLPDWVTRRLELLDQRKRFDNEEKTRCGSLSEWL